ATAAAGATAATAAAGATGCTTATATATTTGCTATTCCAGCAGGAGGAGTCCAAGTAGGAGCTATAATTGCTAAAAAGCTTAATCTTCCATTAGATTTAGCTATTACAAGAAAAATACACATACCGTGGAATCCAGAAGCTGGATTTGGAGCAATATCTTGGGATGGAATAATAATTTTAAATAAAGAAATCATTTCTTATCTTAAATTAACAAAAGAAGAAATAAATCAATGTATAATTGAAGAAAAGAAAATTATTGAAAAGAGAATGAAAATATTTAGAGGAAATAAACCTTTTCCAAATATAGAAAATAAAATAGCTATAATTGTTGATGATGGACTTGCTTCAGGTTTTTCAATGTTAGCAACAATAAAATCTATTAAAAAAATGAAACCAAAAGAAATAATAGTTGCAATTCCTACAGCTTCACTTAAAGCTATAAATTTAATAAAACCTTATGTTAATAAAATAGTTTGTTTAAATATTAGATCTGATTTATTTTTTGCAGTAGCAGATGCATATAAAGAATGGTATGATTTAGAAGATGAAGATGTATTAAAAATTTTAAATTCTTTAAATAATTATAAAAGGGAATAATCCTACGTTAATCAAAATTTTTTAAGTTCACCAATTTTTGGAAAAATTAAGCAACCAACTTCTTCACTTATAGCAATAACATTTAATTCATCAATATCCACATATTCTTTTAATATAGGTGAAAGCAATTCTTCTTTTGGAAGAATATTTACATCACTTCCTTGAGCAAAATATGAAAAAGCTGGTAAGACGATTATTTTCCTTCCATCTTTCATATTTCCATAAAGTAAGCAATCAATTTTTTCTTTTACACCAATTTCATCATATAAAGCAATTGCTGGATGTTCATGAGCAATAATAATTATTTCTACATCTTTTCTCACAAAATCTATGGGTATCTTATGACCATGCAAAAAATAAAATTCATTTATTTTAAATTCTTCATATAATTTAACATCATACTTATTTGATACTCTAGCAATATAATTATCATGATTTCCTTTAATTAAAACAATTTCTTTAAAATTATTCTTAAGAAAATTTAAAAGATCTGAAACTTCAATAAATTCATGATAACTTGTTTCTGAAAATTCATGCTTAATATCTCCATTAATAATTATTCTATTAGCTTTCTTTTTATTTATTATTTTAGAAAGCATGTTTAATTCTTTTTTAAATTGAATTTTAGGTATAAAAATCCCTTGCTCAGCCATTATTCCTTCATAACCTAAATGAAGATCAGCAATAACTATGCTATCCATACTCTCAATATATATTGCTGGAAAACATTCTATTAATTCTACATTCTCTAAAATCTTCATATTCGATATTACTAATATATTTTGATTAGAAAACCTTAATTAATCTTTTTCTATTTTCTATACTTTTCATAATTGCTTCATGCAATTCTAATAAAGCTTTTTTACGATCTTCCATTAAAACAACATCAGCTTCGCCTAATATTATTAAATTATGAGCAAATGGAGAAGGGAGATTTGTTTTAACATAATTAATTTCAACTTTTCCATTTTTTATCCATAATATTACTTTTAAAGCATTTTCTATATCAAATACATCTTCTAATATTTCTCTATAAGTTTCTTCTATAACAGGAAAGTTTTTATCTACTTCTTCACATACTTTTATTAATGTTTGAGCATTTGTTTGTTGCTTGCTTACACTTATTTTATAGCCTTTATAATTTCTAAGGATTAGAAAGCTTCTACTTGCACAATGTCTAAAGCGCCTATTCATAAGTTCTGTTCTTCTAATATTTTCTCGAAGAAGAATAATAGGATCAACATTTTTAATTTCTTCAAGCAATTTACTAATATCTACTTTACTCTTTTTAGGTATATGTAAAGCAAAACCATTATCACTAACTATTACACCAATATTTTTTCCCAATTGATTTGAAAGAATTATAGCTACAATTCTTGAAAGAACATCATTGGTTCTTCTACCATATAATGAATGAAAAACGATATATTTTCTATCATGTAAATCGTAAGTTTCTTCAATAAGTATTTCATTAAAAGATGGAATTATATTACAATATGCATATTGTTCTTTAAAATATTCATATATAGAATGCGCAGAGTATTTATCTATTGGATAATTTTTTAATAACCAAGAAGTTATTTCTTCTTTATTTTCACCTTTTTCGAATTTTTTCTTCATTTCTTTTCTAAATTTTTGGATTTCTAAAGCTAAATCAAAACTTAATGGAAGCAATTCGGAAAACCATGCTGGAATTGTTGGTACTGCTTCTTTAGGAGCTTGAGAAACATAGCAACGCATTGCTTTAGCATATCTAAATTCATATAATTTTCCACCTAATACAAAAATATCTCCTGGTTTAAGTCTTTCAAGAAAACCTTCTTCAATATTTCCAATATATTTTTTATCAGGCAATTTATAAACATCTACTTTTACTTCATCAGGAATAGTTCCAATATTAAGATAATATATTATTCTAGTATACTTTCCTCTTTTACCAAACATTCCATCATTTTCATCAAACCATATTTTTCCATATACTCTTTGATCTTCAAGGTCTGAATAATGTCCAGCTAAATAATGAAGAAGTTTTTTAAATGTTTCTTCGTCCAAATCATGATAACAATAACTTCTTCTAATAACTTTCAATGCATCTTTAATATTCCATTTCTTATTTAAAGTCATTCCAACAATATGTTGAGCTAAAACATCTAAACAATTCTTTGGAATTTGTATTTTATCAAGATGTTTTTCAAGAGCACATTTAAGCATTACTGCACATTCTATAAGATCATCCCTATCCATCGCGATTATAATCCCTTTAGC
The Nitrososphaerota archaeon DNA segment above includes these coding regions:
- a CDS encoding phosphoribosyltransferase family protein, translating into MNKIIIDESSFRYKTYVFNDRYHAGELLTEKLKEYKDNKDAYIFAIPAGGVQVGAIIAKKLNLPLDLAITRKIHIPWNPEAGFGAISWDGIIILNKEIISYLKLTKEEINQCIIEEKKIIEKRMKIFRGNKPFPNIENKIAIIVDDGLASGFSMLATIKSIKKMKPKEIIVAIPTASLKAINLIKPYVNKIVCLNIRSDLFFAVADAYKEWYDLEDEDVLKILNSLNNYKRE
- a CDS encoding ATP-dependent helicase, coding for MAIEFVKKPFKDKENLSYLESYVKEWFVKTFKELTPPQKYSFKLISEGHNVVITAPTGSGKTIAGFLSILSELFKMGKEGKLKDSVYCIYVSPLKALDNDIKRNLLIPLKEIREIAKNKGIDLPEVRIAVRSGDVTPHEKQKQLKQPPHILITTPESLAVMLNAPKFSKYLSTVKWVIVDEIHELANNKRGVHLSLSLERLQEIAGNFIRIGLGATLHPIENAAAFLVGYNDNGELRDCKIVDVSWYKPYDLKVLCPVKDIVHSTAEQLNSAMYNLLDKLISKHRTTLIFTNTRSGTERVVFHLKDKWKNKYSDATIGAHHGSLSRDIRLSVEEMLKKGLLKAVVCSTSLELGIDIGYIDLVVQIGSPKSVTRAVQRIGRSGHKFGDVAKGIIIAMDRDDLIECAVMLKCALEKHLDKIQIPKNCLDVLAQHIVGMTLNKKWNIKDALKVIRRSYCYHDLDEETFKKLLHYLAGHYSDLEDQRVYGKIWFDENDGMFGKRGKYTRIIYYLNIGTIPDEVKVDVYKLPDKKYIGNIEEGFLERLKPGDIFVLGGKLYEFRYAKAMRCYVSQAPKEAVPTIPAWFSELLPLSFDLALEIQKFRKEMKKKFEKGENKEEITSWLLKNYPIDKYSAHSIYEYFKEQYAYCNIIPSFNEILIEETYDLHDRKYIVFHSLYGRRTNDVLSRIVAIILSNQLGKNIGVIVSDNGFALHIPKKSKVDISKLLEEIKNVDPIILLRENIRRTELMNRRFRHCASRSFLILRNYKGYKISVSKQQTNAQTLIKVCEEVDKNFPVIEETYREILEDVFDIENALKVILWIKNGKVEINYVKTNLPSPFAHNLIILGEADVVLMEDRKKALLELHEAIMKSIENRKRLIKVF
- a CDS encoding metallophosphoesterase, coding for MKILENVELIECFPAIYIESMDSIVIADLHLGYEGIMAEQGIFIPKIQFKKELNMLSKIINKKKANRIIINGDIKHEFSETSYHEFIEVSDLLNFLKNNFKEIVLIKGNHDNYIARVSNKYDVKLYEEFKINEFYFLHGHKIPIDFVRKDVEIIIIAHEHPAIALYDEIGVKEKIDCLLYGNMKDGRKIIVLPAFSYFAQGSDVNILPKEELLSPILKEYVDIDELNVIAISEEVGCLIFPKIGELKKF